From the Nodularia sp. NIES-3585 genome, one window contains:
- a CDS encoding DUF3155 domain-containing protein — MARRRKRKSRRRQEGRRILEHVPQYSIESGEEKPVTAARKFIQAEGIAPPALLLVKRNEHTTDRYFWAEKGLFGAQYVEENHFLFPSLRTLESPAGMEPVAMASR; from the coding sequence TTGGCAAGAAGACGTAAGCGGAAAAGTCGTCGTCGCCAAGAAGGGCGACGCATTCTAGAACACGTGCCTCAATATAGCATCGAAAGTGGCGAAGAAAAACCTGTAACAGCAGCGAGAAAATTTATTCAAGCTGAAGGAATCGCGCCACCAGCATTGCTACTTGTAAAGCGAAATGAACACACCACAGACCGTTATTTCTGGGCAGAAAAGGGACTGTTTGGCGCTCAATACGTAGAAGAAAACCATTTCTTGTTTCCCAGCCTGCGGACATTAGAATCTCCAGCAGGTATGGAACCAGTGGCTATGGCTAGCCGCTGA
- a CDS encoding cofactor assembly of complex C subunit B, translating into MDTAIVPSTLLLTLLLSVGLFFFIRASTKDRITKAQLVSEQDEDALMPKVKEYFRSRSYQVAAIDREKNQVTFEGFVQPSVFLAVFLTLLAFAGMACLALVLSLLFPNLGTLSLGLVILSPLSGLFYWKKSGRLEKVSFQIESANQDELGSASKITIIAHRDELMELQRALQLKSAE; encoded by the coding sequence ATGGATACTGCAATTGTGCCATCTACGTTGCTGCTGACCTTGTTGTTATCAGTTGGGCTGTTTTTCTTTATTCGGGCTTCTACCAAAGACCGCATAACAAAAGCACAACTTGTGTCGGAACAAGATGAAGATGCTTTAATGCCGAAAGTTAAGGAGTATTTTCGCTCCCGTTCTTACCAAGTAGCAGCAATAGACCGAGAAAAAAATCAAGTCACGTTTGAAGGTTTTGTTCAACCTAGCGTGTTTTTAGCTGTGTTTTTAACACTGCTAGCATTTGCGGGTATGGCCTGTCTGGCGTTGGTTTTATCGCTGCTTTTTCCTAACTTGGGTACTTTGTCTCTGGGATTGGTGATCCTGTCACCCTTGAGCGGCCTGTTTTATTGGAAAAAGTCAGGAAGACTTGAGAAGGTATCGTTCCAGATAGAGTCAGCAAACCAGGATGAATTAGGCTCTGCAAGTAAAATTACTATAATTGCCCATAGAGATGAACTGATGGAGTTACAAAGGGCTTTACAATTAAAATCTGCTGAATAA
- a CDS encoding PadR family transcriptional regulator: MKLEDIYQFFENPPPTYLCQELAICYILYILLQGESYGTELIQRLETEYPTYRLSDTVLYSAIKFLEDERAITGYWKKLEGRGRPRRMYQVSSEWQERSQHLAQLWQDYIKERTN, encoded by the coding sequence ATGAAACTTGAGGATATATATCAATTCTTTGAGAATCCTCCGCCAACTTATCTCTGTCAGGAACTAGCAATTTGTTACATTTTGTATATATTATTACAAGGTGAATCCTACGGAACTGAGTTGATCCAGCGACTGGAAACTGAATACCCTACTTATCGGCTTTCTGATACCGTACTTTATAGTGCGATCAAATTTCTCGAAGACGAAAGGGCGATTACTGGGTATTGGAAGAAACTCGAAGGGCGAGGTCGCCCCAGGCGGATGTACCAAGTTTCTTCAGAATGGCAAGAACGATCACAACATTTGGCACAACTTTGGCAAGATTACATCAAGGAGAGAACAAATTAA
- a CDS encoding DUF3611 family protein, with product MSENPDTPSSSSNLRAIAQTFRLTGWISFWIQLVLGVVSAIIVLLFAIFSQQRNATGNNPGTGFGVFLAVCGIVILAGGIYIAFRYTRIGNQLQSSNPSNRPRKSETLQVLRLGLWINLVGMLVTLLGSQAIVGTLVARSISPQAATTQLFDPTRIISGLDMLVVQANINTVSAHFAGLAVSIWLLNRITRM from the coding sequence ATGTCAGAAAACCCCGACACCCCATCGTCTTCGTCTAACCTCCGCGCGATCGCCCAAACCTTTCGCCTCACAGGTTGGATTAGCTTTTGGATTCAGCTAGTACTAGGCGTTGTTTCCGCCATTATTGTGCTGCTATTTGCGATATTTAGTCAGCAACGAAATGCCACAGGCAATAATCCTGGGACTGGGTTTGGCGTATTTTTAGCAGTTTGCGGAATTGTTATTTTAGCTGGTGGCATTTATATAGCTTTTCGCTATACCAGAATAGGTAATCAATTGCAATCCTCAAATCCCAGTAACCGCCCTCGCAAAAGTGAGACGCTGCAAGTATTACGCCTGGGACTGTGGATTAATTTAGTGGGAATGCTAGTGACATTATTGGGTTCACAAGCGATCGTGGGGACATTGGTAGCCCGGTCGATATCTCCCCAAGCCGCAACTACTCAATTATTTGACCCTACGCGGATTATTAGCGGTCTAGATATGCTGGTAGTCCAGGCAAACATCAACACCGTCTCAGCCCACTTTGCAGGGCTTGCAGTGTCGATTTGGCTGCTTAATCGCATTACCCGAATGTAA
- the serS gene encoding serine--tRNA ligase, protein MLDIKQIRENPQLIQERLNSRSGKYDIEPILQLDKQQRELEGTRSQLQARSNEIGKLVGQKIKSGTDPKSPEIQALRDEGNSVKAQLSELEPQEKALKAEIEQLVLALPNLPSEFTPFGTSEDDNQEVRRWGDEYLPENPKIIPHWEIGEKMGILNFERAVKVAQSRFVTLVGAGAALERALIQFMLKTQTEAGYVEVSPPLLVNTDALTGTGQLPKFAEESFKCADDELWLIPTAEVPVTNLYRGEILAAEELPIYHCAYTPCFRREAGSYGRDMRGLIRLHQFNKVELVKVVHPSSSFDELEKLVVNAEAILQALKLPYRVINLCTADLGFGATKTYDLEVWLPSSGKYREISSCSNCVDFQARRADIRFKEAGKKGTQFVHTLNGSGLAVGRTMAAILENYQQPDGTIKVPEALQPFLGREVL, encoded by the coding sequence GTGCTGGATATTAAGCAAATACGGGAAAATCCCCAACTAATCCAAGAACGTTTGAACAGTCGTAGTGGTAAATACGACATCGAACCGATTTTACAGTTAGACAAGCAACAACGGGAACTGGAGGGGACACGCAGTCAACTTCAAGCCCGCAGTAACGAAATTGGTAAGCTTGTAGGACAGAAGATTAAATCTGGTACTGACCCTAAATCTCCAGAAATTCAAGCCTTGCGGGACGAAGGGAACTCGGTTAAAGCCCAATTAAGTGAACTGGAACCCCAAGAAAAAGCCCTCAAAGCCGAAATTGAGCAACTGGTGTTAGCACTCCCTAATTTACCCAGTGAGTTCACGCCTTTTGGCACAAGTGAAGATGATAATCAAGAGGTGCGGCGCTGGGGTGATGAATATCTACCTGAAAACCCGAAGATTATTCCCCATTGGGAAATCGGCGAAAAAATGGGTATTCTCAACTTTGAGCGAGCTGTGAAAGTTGCCCAAAGTCGCTTTGTAACTCTGGTTGGTGCAGGTGCGGCTTTAGAAAGGGCATTAATTCAGTTTATGCTGAAGACGCAAACAGAAGCCGGCTATGTAGAAGTTAGTCCGCCGTTGTTAGTCAATACTGATGCTTTAACCGGAACCGGTCAATTACCAAAGTTTGCGGAAGAAAGTTTTAAATGTGCTGATGATGAATTGTGGTTGATACCCACAGCAGAAGTTCCCGTTACCAACCTTTACCGGGGAGAAATTTTAGCTGCGGAAGAATTACCAATTTATCACTGTGCTTATACTCCCTGTTTTCGTCGAGAAGCGGGAAGTTATGGACGAGATATGCGGGGTTTAATTCGTCTGCATCAATTCAATAAAGTTGAGTTAGTAAAAGTTGTTCATCCCAGTTCTTCTTTTGATGAATTAGAAAAACTGGTAGTCAATGCGGAAGCAATTTTACAAGCTTTAAAGTTACCTTATCGGGTAATTAATTTATGTACTGCTGATTTAGGTTTTGGGGCTACTAAAACCTATGATTTAGAGGTATGGTTGCCTTCTTCTGGGAAGTATCGAGAAATTTCCAGTTGTTCTAATTGTGTAGATTTCCAAGCAAGAAGGGCAGATATTCGCTTTAAGGAAGCTGGTAAGAAAGGGACACAGTTTGTCCATACCTTAAACGGTTCTGGTTTAGCTGTGGGCAGAACTATGGCAGCTATTTTGGAGAATTATCAACAGCCTGATGGGACGATTAAAGTACCGGAAGCGTTGCAGCCT